One segment of Castanea sativa cultivar Marrone di Chiusa Pesio chromosome 3, ASM4071231v1 DNA contains the following:
- the LOC142628631 gene encoding zinc finger BED domain-containing protein RICESLEEPER 2-like has translation MHMRCCAHILNLIVQSGLKSIHESIAKVRNAVRYVKASPARFEKFQECVENEKIKAKCLLSLDVPTRWNSTYLMLDCALKFVRAFDRLEEEDGHYKIYFCELDGNGKKPIGSPNYLDWENVKTFVKFLGIFYEATLRFFGSLFVTSNTYFHELISIEDQLQQLCSVDGDPLLKSMAVEMKKKYDKYWGSMDNINLMLFVAVVLDPRYRLKYVKFWFREWYGKDKGDEMSSKVRDALKRLYVERVGQNGVSSSSGSGASLSRDSMPSVGNASLSDRIKSYNNRFKQHLADEDSVENKSELDRYLLESSEDPDVEDFDILMWWKMNSSRYRVLSQIARDVLAIHVSTVASESAFSTGGACFGFVP, from the coding sequence ATGCATATGCGTTGTTGTGCGCATATCTTGAATTTGATAGTGCAAAGTGGGTTGAAGTCCATTCATGAATCAATTGCCAAGGTTAGGAATGCAGTGCGATATGTGAAAGCTTCTCCCGCAAGGTTTGAGAAGTTTCAAGAATgtgttgaaaatgagaaaatcaaaGCCAAATGTTTGTTGTCCCTTGATGTGCCAACAAGGTGGAATTCCACTTATCTCATGTTAGATTGTGCTTTGAAATTTGTGAGAGCATTTGATAGGTTGGAAGAGGAGGATGGacattacaaaatttatttttgtgaattaGATGGGAATGGGAAAAAGCCCATTGGTTCTCCTAACTATCTTGATTGGGAAAATGTCAAGACCTTTGTGAAATTTCTTGGCATATTTTATGAGGCGACACTTAGATTTTTTGGGTCTTTGTTTGTCACTTCTAATACATACTTCCATGAGCTAATTAGCATTGAAGATCAATTGCAACAGTTGTGTAGTGTTGATGGGGATCCACTTTTGAAGAGTATGGcggtagaaatgaaaaaaaagtatgatAAGTATTGGGGAAGTATGGATAATATCAATTTGATGctttttgttgctgttgttcTTGACCCAAGGTATAGATTGAAGTATGTAAAGTTTTGGTTTAGGGAGTGGTATGGAAAGGACAAGGGAGATGAGATGAGCTCTAAAGTTCGGGATGCATTGAAGAGGTTGTATGTGGAGAGAGTGGGTCAAAATGGAGTTTCGAGTTCTAGTGGTAGTGGTGCTTCATTGTCTAGGGACTCCATGCCAAGTGTTGGTAATGCTTCATTGTCTGATCGcattaaaagttataataataGGTTTAAGCAACACTTGGCGGACGAGGACAGTGTGGAAAACAAATCTGAGTTGGATAGGTATTTGTTGGAATCTTCTGAGGACCCTGATGTGGAAGATTTTGACATCTTGATGTGGTGGAAAATGAATTCTTCTAGATATCGAGTCCTTTCCCAAATTGCCCGTGATGTGTTGGCTATTCATGTCTCTACAGTTGCATCCGAGTCTGCTTTTAGTACAGGGGGGGCGTGTTTTGGATTCGTTCCGTAG